In Brevibacterium pigmentatum, the sequence GAGACCGACAAGCTCACGCTCAAACGCGCAGCGCGGCAGGCCGCCCAACGCACGTTCCTCGTGGCCGACTCGACGAAATTCGACACCCATGCTCGGTTCAAGGCAGTGGCGCTCGACGAGCTCGATCTCATCATCACCGACGACCGTCTGTCCGAGCCTGACCGGAAGCGCCTCGAGGATTCGGGCGTGCGCATCGACTGCGCGAGGCTCTGAGCACCATCCCACACCTTTAGCTTCACACTGCACCTTTGCACCGGTGTGTTTTGCCGCTGACGGTGATGGATGGTGCAGCACCTGTAGGGAAAGCCAGCGAGGGTGACTGATGCCGAAGCACCTAGAGAAGCAGCCGACAACAGTACGTCGTGGCTGAAAAACAGAAAGACGTCGGGCCGGGACTGTTTGAACAGTCCCGGCCCGACGCCAGAGTCTCAGCGGCTCCACGAATCAGCGACTCAGATACTCAGCACCTTCAGCCGAGGAGTCCGCGCATGAGCTCAGCGGTCTCGGTCGGGGTCTTGCCGACCTTGACGCCTGCAGCCTCGAGGGCTTCCTTCTTGGCCTGAGCGGTTCCCGAGGAGCCGGAGACGATGGCTCCTGCGTGGCCCATGGTCTTGCCCTCGGGAGCGGTGAAGCCTGCAACGTAGCCGACTACCGGCTTCGTCACGTTCTCCTTGATGAAGGCGGCTGCGCGCTCTTCGGCGTCTCCGCCGATCTCGCCGATCATGACGATGGCTTCGGTCTCCGGGTCGGCCTCGAAAGCTTCGAGCGCATCGATGTGCGTGGTGCCGATGACCGGGTCTCCGCCGATGCCGATGGCAGTCGAGAAGCCGAGGTCACGCAGTTCGTACATCATCTGGTAGGTCAGGGTGCCCGACTTCGAGACGAGGCCCAGCTTGCCCTTCTTCGTGATGTCGGCCGGGATGATGCCGGCCAGCGACTCACCGGGGGTGATGATGCCGGGGCAGTTGGGTCCGATGATGCGGGTGGCGTTTCCTGCCGCCTGCGCACGAGCCCAGACCTCTGCCGAGTCCTGCACCGGGATGCCCTCGGTGATGATGACGAGCAGACCGATCTTCGCGTCGATGGCCTCGATCGCGGCGTCCTTGGAGAATGCCGGCGGCACGAAGGCCACGGACACGTCGGCACCGGTGGCTTCCATCGCTTCGGACACGGAGCCGAAGACGGGCAGCTCGACCTCGTTGCCGTCCTTGTCGTTGTGCTTCACGATGGTGCCGGCCTTGCGGGCGTTGACACCGCCGACGACGTTCGATCCGGCGGCGAGCATGCGAGCGGTGTGCTTCGAGCCCTCTCCGCCGGTGATGCCCTGGACGATGATCTTCGAATCGGAATTCAGAAAGATAGACATTGTTGTAAAGACCTTTCCTTACTTGGCCGCAGCCAGTTCGGCGGCCTTGTCGGCTCCACCGTCCATCGTGTCAGTGAGCGTGACGAGCGGGTGCGCTGCGTTCTTCAGGATCGCGCGTCCCTCTTCCACGTTGTTGCCGTCGAGGCGGACGACGAGCGGCTTGGTGGCCTGGTCGCCGAGGATCTCGAGGGCCTTGACGATGCCGTCGGCCACAGCGTCACAGGCGGTGATTCCGCCGAAGACGTTGACGAACACGGACTTCACCTGATCATCGCCGAGGATGACGTCGAGACCGTTGGCCATGACCTCAGCCGAGGCGCCGCCTCCGATGTCGAGGAAGTTCGCGGGCTTGACGCCGTTGTGGTTCTCACCTGCGTAGGCGACGACGTCGAGGGTCGACATGACCAGTCCTGCGCCGTTGCCGATGATTCCGACCTCACCGTCGAGCTTGACGTAGTTGAGGTCGAGCTTCTTGGCCTTGAGCTCCAGCGGGTTCTCTGCGCTGATGTCGCGCAGTTCCTCGTGCTCCTTCTGGCGGAAGTCGGCGTTGTCGTCGAGGGAGACCTTGCCGTCGAGGGCGATGATGTCACCGGCACCGGTCTTGACCAGCGGGTTGACCTCGACGAGGGTGGCGTCTTCCTTCTCGAAGACGGTCCACAGGCTGGTCAGCACGGGGGCGACCTTCGCGGCGGTGTCGGCGTCGAAGCCGGCCGCCTCGGCGATTTCAGCTGCCTTGGCATCGTTGATTCCGTCGATAGCGGAGACGGGGATCTTGGCGAGCGCTTCCGGACGTTCCACGGCCAGCTGCTCGATCTCCATGCCGCCTTCCTTCGAGCACATGGCCAGATAGGTGCGGTTGGACCGGTCGAGGAGGACGGAGAAGTAGTACTCCTCAGCAATGTCGGCACCTTCGGCGATCATCACCTTTTCGGTGATGTGGCCCTTGATGTCGAGACCCAGGATGTCCTTGGCGCGTGCCTCGGCCTCATCGGGGTTCTTGGCGACCTTGACGCCGCCGGCCTTTCCACGGCCGCCGATCTTGACCTGAGACTTGACGACGACGACACCGCCGCCAAGATCTTCGGCTGCCTTCTTCGCTGCTTCTGGCGTCGTCGCGACCTGGGCCTTGAGCACGGGCACTCCGTGCTTCTCGAACAGGTCACGTGCTTGATACTCGAAAAGATCCACGTGTTTTCCTTCGTTTCTGCTGCCGGGTGGTTGGCCCCTGCAGGTTCGTTGACGGATGCAACAACCAAGGACAACCATATTCCCAAACGCACCCGTCCATCCAACCTTGCAGGTTAAATGGACCCTGAGCGTAAGGAATCTCTCGTCAAAAAGTATCTTTGCGCTCAAGATTCTTGATATGGACGTAAAATCGTTTCATGGACGAAGTGGATCGAATTGTCGCAGCCTGGCGACGTGAGCGTCCGGATCTCGACGTCTCCCCGATGGAGATCCTCTCCCGAGTCTCGCGTCTGGCCAGGCAGTTGGACTTGGCACGGAAGTCGAGCTTCTCCGATTACGGCATCGAGGGGTGGGCCTTCGATGTGCTCTCCGCCCTCCGCCGAGCCGGCGAGCCCTATCAGCTCTCCCCCTCGACACTGTTGCAGGAGACACTGGTCACGAGCGGCACCATGACCAATCGCATCGACCGACTCGTCGCCCGCGGGTGGGTCGACCGCCGTCCCGATCCCGGTGATCGACGCGGGGTGCTCGTCCAGCTCAGCGACAGCGGCCGCGCCACGGTCGACTCCGCCCTGGCGGATCTGCTCGTGAAGGAGCGGGAGATCCTCAGCGGCCTCACCCCCGCCGGCAGCCGAAAACTGGCCGCACTGCTGCGGGAGCTGTCCACCGGTTTCGACGGCAGCGAGGACTGAACCGGTCTCCTGTCACAACTGCCCCACCACGAACCCCGACGACGAGGACTCAGCCATGCACGACGACCTCACGAATTTCCGGGGCGCACAGCCGCCTCGGCGAGAGACGATCCATGGTCGGTATGTCGACCTCGAACCGCTCGATGCGGCCGATCACGGCGATAGCCTCTTCGCCGCGGTGTCGACCGCAGCGGGGATCGACGATCGGTTCCGATACCTGCCCCAGACGCCGCAGACCGAACGCGGGGATTTCGATTCCTGGATCGTCGAGGCGGCCGACTCCTCCGATCCCCTCTTCTTCGCCGTCGTGGACCGATCCACCGGTCGGGCCGAGGGCCGGCAGGCGCTGATGCGCATCGATGCGGCCAACGGCGTCATGGAGATCGGGCACATCCTCTGGGGCCCGGCACTGTCGCGGACTCGGGCGGCCACCGAGGCGCTGTACCTCTGCGCCGATCTTGCCTTCTCCTCCGGTTTCCGTCGGTTCGAGTGGAAATGCGATGACGCGAATGCTCCGTCGAAGAAGGCCGCCGAACGGTTCGGTTTCACCTTCGAAGGGGTCTTCCGTCAGCACCTCGTGTACAAGGGCCGCAACCGCGACACCGCATGGTTCTCGATCATCGACGGCGAATGGCCGGCGCTGCGCTCTGCCTACGAAGCGTGGCTCGACGATGCGAACTTCGATGCCTCGGGAACTCAGCTCAAGGGACTGCGCGAACTCATCGCCGAGGTTCGTCAGCGTTGAGACCTTGGGCTGGGTCCCAAACTGAGCGCCCGCGCGCCCGCCGCTTTCGCCGCCCTGCCGCGCGTCCACCCGGGCTCGGACCGTCCCGCGCATTAGGCTGGACGCGATACCACCTGGACGCTGATGACACCTGAGGAACCATGCGACTTCGCCCCCTTGCCCTGCTGTCCGCCGCTGCGATTGCTGCCACGACGACGGCCTGCGTGTCGACCCCCGAAGAGACCCGCCCGCAGCCGCGCCCCTCGGTGAGCAAGGAAGAGGTCACGCCGATCGAGACTCCCGACGATGCGCCGAAGGTGTCCATCGTCGATTCCTCCCCCGGCGGCGCGAAGGACACTGACCCGCTGTGGCAGGGCCTCGCCGAGGCGGCCGAGAAGAAGACCGAGGCCTACCTCAAGGTCTACGTGCACACCGGCAATCCCGAGGTTCCCGAGTCCGGCGAGACGGCCGTGACCGCCGACAGCCCGGACAGCGTCAGCGTCACCGTCGATGCGAAGAACGTCGATGACGGTGCCTCCCCGTTCCTGCTCATCCACGGCACCTTCGACGTCGAGGAGATCGGCAACTCGGCGTACACTCTCAAGACCGTCGACGACGAAGATATCCCCGAGCTCGACCCGAAGGGCCCGAACGACGAGAAGCGCTGCACCGCCGATGACGCTCAGGACCGCATCGCCCTGGCCGCCGACGACCTCGCCGAGGATCCCGGCCGCCGCGAAGAGTTCCGCCAGCAGTGGGGCGGTTCGCCGCGCGTGTGGTGGGGCATCCAGAAGACCGCCATCAGCCTCGGCGAAGAGGGCGGAGTCGCCGGCGACTTCCTCACCGAAGCCTGCGGAGAGTTCCTCCAGTAGTCACTCCGTTCCGCTTCGCGCCCGCCGCCTCTCGCCAGCCGACGCCCTGCGTGCGACGATGTTTCTATGAAGATCGCCGTCATCGGAGCTGGAATCGGCGGACTCTCGACGGCCGTGGGCCTGCAGAGAGCGGGCGCCGAGGTGACCGTGTTCGAACGCGCATCTGAGCCCAGGGCCGGTGGTTCAGGTCTGTCGATCTTCGCCAACGGCATTGCCGCTCTGGAGACCTTGGGTCTGAGCGAGGCATTCGATGCCGTGACCGACGCCGGTGTCGAAGGTTTCGCCGCAGGTCAGCGGCTCGCCGACGGGCGCTGGATCGCACAAGTGCCCAACGATGCGGTCGGTGCTCTGCGCATCGTCGACCGTGCCGATCTCCACCGCATCCTCCTCGATGCTCTGGACCCGGGGACGGTGCTCACTGGTTCCGAGGCGACCGTGACCGCCACCGACGGGACGCTGACGGTCGAAGAACCCGGGTCCGCCGGTTCCGCAGTATCCGAGCACTTCGACCTCGTCATCGGCGCCGACGGTCTGCACAGCCGGACCCGCACCGTCGTCGATGGGGAAACGGTCGCCCCGCGGTACTCCGGGTATTCCGCGTGGCGGGGCATCACCTCGGTGCCGGTGGATCTGTCCGGTGAAGCCGGGGAATCGGTCGGACACGGGCGCCGCTTCGGCATCGCCCCGTTGGCCGACGGCCGCGTCTACTGGTTCGCGGTGGCGAATATGCCGCAGGACGCGGTCTTCGCCGACGAGAAGGCCACCGTCGAGCAGATGTTCACGGGCTGGCACTCCCCCATCGCCGATCTCATCGCCGCCACCCCCGCCGAGGAGGTCCGCCGCACCGCGATCTCCGACCTCTCCCGCCGGTTGGCCAGGTTCCATCGTGACCGGGTCGTGCTCATCGGCGATGCCGCTCATGCGATGACGCCGAACCTCGGTCAGGGTGGAGGGCAGGCCCTCGAGGACGCGGCGACGCTCACCGTCCTGCTCGGTCCGCTGCTCGCGCGCGGTCGTGCAGGAAACAGTGCGGAGGACCGTGCCGAGCTCGAGGCGGCGCTGCAGCGCTATGAGTCACTGCGTCGGCCACGGACGCAGTCGATCGCGCAGAAGTCCCGCCTCATGGGGCAGGTGTTCCAGCTCGAATCGCCGCTGTTGGCAGGGCTGCGCAATGCCGTCATCTCAGCCGTACCGTCGAGACTCATCGCCTCGCAGGCCGCGAGCGTCCAGAAATGGTCGCCTCCGTCGGTCTGATCTTGATTGCAGAGCGCCACTGGCACGAGTGAAGTGTGGGAAGAATGTCGCTGAGAAGCTGGTTTTCGGAATTCTGTGACCATTTTGCCCACCTAGTGTGACCATTTCGACCACTCAAGCCCGGCAGTCGGCGCCCGTGAGCTACAGCCCGTGGGCTAGAGCCCGTCAGCCAACGCCCCGGCCGGTTCAGTCGGTCAGGGCGCGGTTGTAGGCCTCGACGACGGCGGGCAGGAAGAAACCCAAGAGCACGGCGATGGCGGTGACCAGGCAGGCGAGCCCCAGCCACAGGGACCCCGCGATGACGCTGAAGGCGAAGACGATGACGAGCAGCTCGAAGGCGATCGCCGCCGGACGCGCCCACCTGTGCAGACGCCAGGCGCCGCGGGCCGCGGCACCGACACCGGCTGCGAAGATGAAGAACATGACGGCCAGGCCGATCAGCGAGGTCGCCAACGGTCCGGCGGTGACCGCCGTGATGATGAACGACACCGCCGACCCGACCAGGGCCAGCGCCTGGATGCCGAGGACGCTCACGGGCAGAAGCATCGCCCGCGGGGTGGGAACGCCGTGCCCCTCAGGCTCCGGTGAAACGCCGGTGCCTGCGGCCCGGTCATTGCGTGCGGTCAAATGGTCACCCGGGCGAATCCGGGGATGAGGATCTCGTCGAGCATGCGCTCACG encodes:
- the sucD gene encoding succinate--CoA ligase subunit alpha encodes the protein MSIFLNSDSKIIVQGITGGEGSKHTARMLAAGSNVVGGVNARKAGTIVKHNDKDGNEVELPVFGSVSEAMEATGADVSVAFVPPAFSKDAAIEAIDAKIGLLVIITEGIPVQDSAEVWARAQAAGNATRIIGPNCPGIITPGESLAGIIPADITKKGKLGLVSKSGTLTYQMMYELRDLGFSTAIGIGGDPVIGTTHIDALEAFEADPETEAIVMIGEIGGDAEERAAAFIKENVTKPVVGYVAGFTAPEGKTMGHAGAIVSGSSGTAQAKKEALEAAGVKVGKTPTETAELMRGLLG
- the sucC gene encoding ADP-forming succinate--CoA ligase subunit beta, with the translated sequence MDLFEYQARDLFEKHGVPVLKAQVATTPEAAKKAAEDLGGGVVVVKSQVKIGGRGKAGGVKVAKNPDEAEARAKDILGLDIKGHITEKVMIAEGADIAEEYYFSVLLDRSNRTYLAMCSKEGGMEIEQLAVERPEALAKIPVSAIDGINDAKAAEIAEAAGFDADTAAKVAPVLTSLWTVFEKEDATLVEVNPLVKTGAGDIIALDGKVSLDDNADFRQKEHEELRDISAENPLELKAKKLDLNYVKLDGEVGIIGNGAGLVMSTLDVVAYAGENHNGVKPANFLDIGGGASAEVMANGLDVILGDDQVKSVFVNVFGGITACDAVADGIVKALEILGDQATKPLVVRLDGNNVEEGRAILKNAAHPLVTLTDTMDGGADKAAELAAAK
- a CDS encoding MarR family winged helix-turn-helix transcriptional regulator, whose product is MDEVDRIVAAWRRERPDLDVSPMEILSRVSRLARQLDLARKSSFSDYGIEGWAFDVLSALRRAGEPYQLSPSTLLQETLVTSGTMTNRIDRLVARGWVDRRPDPGDRRGVLVQLSDSGRATVDSALADLLVKEREILSGLTPAGSRKLAALLRELSTGFDGSED
- a CDS encoding GNAT family N-acetyltransferase, producing the protein MHDDLTNFRGAQPPRRETIHGRYVDLEPLDAADHGDSLFAAVSTAAGIDDRFRYLPQTPQTERGDFDSWIVEAADSSDPLFFAVVDRSTGRAEGRQALMRIDAANGVMEIGHILWGPALSRTRAATEALYLCADLAFSSGFRRFEWKCDDANAPSKKAAERFGFTFEGVFRQHLVYKGRNRDTAWFSIIDGEWPALRSAYEAWLDDANFDASGTQLKGLRELIAEVRQR
- a CDS encoding FAD-dependent oxidoreductase; the encoded protein is MKIAVIGAGIGGLSTAVGLQRAGAEVTVFERASEPRAGGSGLSIFANGIAALETLGLSEAFDAVTDAGVEGFAAGQRLADGRWIAQVPNDAVGALRIVDRADLHRILLDALDPGTVLTGSEATVTATDGTLTVEEPGSAGSAVSEHFDLVIGADGLHSRTRTVVDGETVAPRYSGYSAWRGITSVPVDLSGEAGESVGHGRRFGIAPLADGRVYWFAVANMPQDAVFADEKATVEQMFTGWHSPIADLIAATPAEEVRRTAISDLSRRLARFHRDRVVLIGDAAHAMTPNLGQGGGQALEDAATLTVLLGPLLARGRAGNSAEDRAELEAALQRYESLRRPRTQSIAQKSRLMGQVFQLESPLLAGLRNAVISAVPSRLIASQAASVQKWSPPSV